A genomic region of Leptolyngbya sp. NIES-2104 contains the following coding sequences:
- a CDS encoding MotA/TolQ/ExbB proton channel family protein, translated as MNIIELFEKGGVTMLPLFVLSILSLGAIIERSWFWFNVLNKEKEVAGRILETSRRDWDSAVEIARQSYDQPIGRFLYAPMRLQNPDPELFRLALESSADEEIASMRRGDKILEAVIALAPLLGLLGTVIGLILSLRSIRIGDIGTASTAGVTTGIGEALISTATGLVVAIFSLAFYRVFQGLIFNQAKIFRRTGNDLELLYRQKWQFNHDKLHRKDEL; from the coding sequence ATGAACATTATCGAACTGTTTGAAAAAGGCGGCGTGACAATGTTGCCGCTGTTTGTTCTCTCAATCTTGTCGCTTGGAGCCATTATTGAGCGATCGTGGTTTTGGTTCAACGTTCTGAATAAAGAAAAAGAAGTTGCCGGACGCATTCTCGAAACCTCTAGACGCGATTGGGACAGCGCAGTTGAAATCGCTCGTCAATCTTATGATCAACCGATCGGACGCTTTCTCTACGCTCCGATGCGTCTACAAAATCCTGATCCCGAACTGTTCCGCCTCGCGCTGGAATCATCTGCGGATGAAGAAATCGCCTCAATGCGTCGGGGAGACAAAATTCTTGAAGCGGTGATCGCTCTCGCTCCATTGCTTGGACTGTTGGGAACTGTAATCGGTCTGATTCTGTCACTACGATCGATCCGAATCGGTGACATTGGAACCGCTTCTACCGCAGGGGTTACTACCGGGATCGGTGAAGCACTCATTAGTACCGCAACTGGGCTAGTCGTAGCGATTTTTAGCCTTGCCTTTTACCGAGTCTTTCAAGGACTCATCTTCAACCAAGCAAAGATCTTTCGTCGGACAGGCAACGATCTAGAATTGCTGTACCGCCAAAAATGGCAATTCAATCACGATAAATTGCATCGTAAAGACGAACTCTAA
- a CDS encoding DUF2288 domain-containing protein codes for MSDLKAELRESLDEAEWEWLMPHADRDAVILVSDSLDLVDVGYAIANDQTTSVQRWIQDCLIYKPSIEQKSVWNENQTKRFQALILQPYVLIQELAA; via the coding sequence ATGTCAGATTTAAAAGCAGAACTAAGAGAATCCCTAGACGAAGCCGAATGGGAATGGTTAATGCCTCACGCCGATCGCGATGCCGTAATCCTGGTGTCCGATTCGCTGGATTTAGTCGATGTTGGGTATGCGATCGCAAACGATCAAACTACTTCGGTTCAGCGATGGATTCAAGACTGTTTGATTTATAAACCGTCGATCGAACAGAAGTCTGTCTGGAATGAAAATCAAACCAAACGCTTTCAAGCATTGATTCTTCAGCCTTACGTTCTGATTCAAGAATTAGCTGCTTAG
- the thyX gene encoding FAD-dependent thymidylate synthase: protein MVQSIAVPNFTDMSDSVLPSRTAEFPWIDPLNDGKSRIALLSHMGSDLDIVNDARASFDKMSIDLDEKDIKLIRYLIQHHHTSPFRGVVFKFKVKAPLFVARQWWKHVIASSHNDEQVGWNEKSFRYVSIEDSEDFYVPATFRQQSKSNRQATFGEIPEEQNQQALDIYRAQCEASYKAYKDLLELGVGREQARGVLVPSVYTSWVWTVSLQAVLHFIGLRKGEGAQQEIHFYADAIAQLIQPIVPQTIGAWEDLNRSF from the coding sequence ATGGTTCAATCTATTGCTGTTCCGAATTTTACCGATATGTCTGATTCAGTGTTGCCGAGCCGCACAGCAGAATTTCCCTGGATCGATCCGCTCAACGATGGCAAAAGTCGGATCGCACTCTTGTCCCACATGGGTAGCGATTTAGACATTGTGAACGATGCCAGAGCCAGCTTCGATAAAATGTCGATCGACCTCGACGAAAAAGATATCAAACTGATTCGATACTTGATTCAACATCATCACACATCCCCGTTTCGGGGTGTCGTGTTCAAGTTCAAAGTCAAAGCGCCGTTGTTCGTGGCGCGTCAGTGGTGGAAGCACGTCATCGCTTCTTCGCACAACGATGAGCAAGTCGGCTGGAACGAAAAGAGTTTTCGATATGTGTCGATCGAGGATTCTGAAGATTTCTACGTTCCCGCAACTTTCCGTCAGCAGTCGAAATCGAATCGACAAGCCACGTTTGGCGAAATTCCCGAAGAGCAGAACCAGCAAGCGCTTGATATCTATCGTGCTCAATGTGAAGCCAGCTACAAGGCTTACAAAGACCTGCTCGAATTAGGAGTTGGACGGGAACAAGCTCGCGGCGTTTTGGTTCCAAGCGTTTATACATCCTGGGTTTGGACGGTTTCGCTGCAAGCCGTTCTGCACTTTATTGGACTGCGAAAAGGCGAAGGTGCACAGCAGGAAATTCACTTCTATGCCGATGCGATCGCTCAATTAATCCAGCCGATCGTGCCGCAAACGATCGGAGCTTGGGAAGATCTGAATCGATCGTTCTAA
- a CDS encoding cell division protein FtsQ/DivIB: MTSIAPVSRTELSQRRQNLRRQRRTRFLQTSWRNVAIASFALGAVWVATLPAWVIRKPEQVTIKGNRFISEQTIRTLLPIAYPQSLLKVQPQSISDALKAKAPIADATVDRQLFPPSLTVRVRERIPIAQTVSKASQPGLLDETGVWMPQDSYTKLNPNFKLPSLRIIGTPERYRPYWANFYRAIRQSPVKILEANWEDPTNLILKTELGAVQFGVYSPNFPTQLKVLDEMRRLPSRVNAAQILSIDLRNPNSPLLQMNETKTPVKLGTP, from the coding sequence ATGACCAGCATCGCCCCCGTGTCCCGCACCGAACTTTCCCAGCGCCGTCAAAACCTTCGTCGCCAACGTCGTACCCGCTTTCTACAAACGAGTTGGCGCAATGTCGCGATCGCATCATTCGCACTGGGAGCCGTCTGGGTCGCAACTTTGCCCGCTTGGGTGATTCGCAAACCAGAACAGGTTACAATCAAAGGCAACCGATTTATCTCTGAGCAGACAATTCGCACACTTTTACCGATCGCTTATCCGCAATCGCTCTTAAAAGTGCAGCCGCAGTCGATCTCAGATGCGCTCAAAGCGAAAGCTCCGATCGCAGATGCAACGGTCGATCGACAATTGTTTCCGCCGAGTTTGACGGTGCGAGTTCGAGAGAGAATCCCGATCGCCCAAACGGTTTCCAAAGCTTCTCAACCTGGACTACTCGATGAAACAGGCGTGTGGATGCCGCAAGACAGCTACACAAAACTGAATCCAAATTTCAAACTACCGTCGCTGAGAATTATCGGCACTCCAGAGCGCTATCGTCCGTATTGGGCGAATTTCTACCGCGCCATTCGCCAGAGTCCAGTCAAGATTTTGGAAGCGAACTGGGAAGATCCGACAAATTTAATTCTCAAAACTGAACTAGGTGCGGTACAGTTTGGTGTCTATAGTCCGAACTTTCCGACGCAGCTCAAAGTGTTAGACGAGATGCGAAGGTTACCCAGTCGGGTGAATGCGGCACAAATTTTGTCGATCGACTTAAGAAATCCGAATTCACCGCTTCTGCAAATGAATGAGACGAAAACTCCGGTAAAATTAGGTACTCCATAG
- a CDS encoding tetratricopeptide repeat protein produces the protein MPKRLSLLSICLILGLWTSQPAFAQALIPHAPQVDFDKLEQQGIGLIQEASQLAQFNQNQLALARARLAVQLAPKRPETWAVLGGLYLETKRADEAIPALKKANSLDPKNSAILFALGTAHFQKAQYEESIQQIQAGLKIKPDVAGAYFDMGNANMMLKRNRDAIANYEKAVSIDKQFWPAINNIGLIRYEEGKIDEAIKLWRQSVALDPKTTSEPQLAIAVALFRKGNQTEAFTLAEAALKADARYGEPKFLAENLWGARLMADTQKFFAVPRIQAAIAQAQSAQAAQEGRGQ, from the coding sequence GTGCCCAAACGTCTCTCTCTCCTCTCAATTTGCTTGATCCTCGGACTGTGGACGAGCCAACCCGCATTCGCTCAAGCACTCATTCCTCATGCCCCACAAGTTGATTTTGATAAGCTTGAACAGCAGGGAATTGGGTTGATTCAAGAAGCGTCTCAACTTGCACAGTTTAATCAAAATCAATTAGCTCTAGCGCGGGCGAGATTGGCAGTACAACTCGCTCCGAAACGCCCCGAAACTTGGGCAGTGTTGGGTGGATTGTATTTAGAGACAAAGCGGGCGGATGAAGCGATCCCCGCACTGAAAAAAGCAAATTCACTTGATCCCAAGAATTCTGCAATTCTGTTTGCATTGGGAACCGCACATTTTCAGAAAGCACAATACGAAGAATCGATTCAGCAAATTCAAGCAGGGCTGAAAATTAAGCCTGATGTTGCTGGCGCTTACTTCGATATGGGCAATGCCAATATGATGTTGAAGCGCAATCGAGACGCGATCGCGAACTACGAAAAAGCAGTTTCGATCGACAAACAGTTTTGGCCCGCAATTAACAACATTGGCTTAATCCGCTACGAAGAAGGCAAGATCGACGAAGCGATCAAACTCTGGCGGCAATCGGTCGCGCTCGATCCCAAAACCACCTCAGAACCGCAATTAGCGATTGCAGTTGCGCTTTTCCGCAAAGGCAATCAAACGGAAGCCTTCACACTGGCAGAAGCCGCACTAAAAGCCGATGCACGATACGGTGAGCCGAAATTCTTGGCTGAAAATCTTTGGGGTGCAAGATTAATGGCGGACACTCAGAAATTCTTTGCCGTGCCTCGGATTCAAGCCGCGATCGCTCAAGCGCAATCGGCTCAAGCTGCCCAAGAAGGTCGTGGTCAATAA
- a CDS encoding YdcF family protein, with the protein MRLRAVSPNQFHQHRKSRKRSFPWLLLLTPFVLWMGVRSARMHFEQPDAILVLGGAEEREIFSAKFARQHPNLPVWISSGAPPEYAERVFSKTGVDLQRLNLDYQAVDTVTNFTSLVDRLRKKNVRSVYLITSDYHMRRAQVIGEIVLGSRGINIQPVSIPSNQIEEPISKAIRDGGRAVLWVATGETGANFALTKER; encoded by the coding sequence GTGCGTTTGAGAGCCGTTTCGCCAAATCAATTTCATCAGCATCGCAAAAGTCGTAAACGCTCATTTCCCTGGTTGCTTCTGCTCACGCCGTTTGTGCTGTGGATGGGAGTGCGATCGGCAAGAATGCACTTTGAGCAACCGGATGCCATTTTGGTATTAGGTGGCGCTGAAGAGCGAGAGATTTTTAGCGCCAAATTTGCCAGACAGCACCCAAATTTACCCGTTTGGATTTCTTCAGGTGCGCCGCCTGAGTATGCAGAGCGAGTCTTTTCCAAAACGGGGGTCGATTTGCAGCGGTTGAATCTGGATTATCAAGCGGTCGATACGGTGACGAACTTCACGTCGTTAGTCGATCGATTACGGAAGAAAAATGTTCGCAGCGTTTATTTGATCACGTCGGACTACCACATGAGACGCGCTCAGGTGATCGGTGAAATCGTTCTCGGCAGTCGTGGGATCAATATTCAGCCCGTTTCGATCCCGTCAAATCAGATTGAGGAGCCGATTTCTAAAGCGATTCGAGATGGCGGGCGGGCTGTGCTGTGGGTTGCGACGGGTGAGACGGGCGCGAATTTTGCCCTGACGAAAGAACGCTAG
- the cobO gene encoding cob(I)yrinic acid a,c-diamide adenosyltransferase: MLENADQHRAKMQRRKEVQDQRIAERTREKGLIIVNTGNGKGKTTAALGMVLRSLGHGYKVAIVQFIKGAWEPAEKAAFERWGDQLEFQAMGEGFTWETQDRDRDILKAKEAWEKALTYIQNPKFRLVLLDEVNIALKLGYLEVETVLAGLAQKPEDSHVILTGRGAPAALIEQADLVTEMTLVKHPFREQGIKAQPGIEF; this comes from the coding sequence ATGCTCGAAAACGCCGACCAACACCGCGCCAAAATGCAGCGCCGCAAAGAAGTTCAAGACCAACGAATTGCAGAACGCACTCGCGAAAAAGGCTTGATCATCGTCAACACCGGAAACGGCAAAGGAAAGACCACGGCAGCTTTGGGAATGGTTCTACGATCGCTTGGTCACGGTTACAAAGTCGCGATCGTGCAGTTCATCAAAGGAGCCTGGGAACCTGCCGAAAAAGCAGCCTTCGAGCGCTGGGGCGATCAGCTCGAATTCCAAGCGATGGGAGAAGGCTTTACCTGGGAAACGCAAGATCGCGATCGCGACATTCTCAAAGCTAAAGAAGCCTGGGAAAAAGCACTCACCTACATTCAAAATCCAAAATTTCGGCTCGTTCTACTCGATGAGGTGAATATCGCTCTAAAACTCGGCTATCTAGAAGTTGAAACCGTTTTAGCGGGACTTGCTCAAAAGCCAGAAGACTCGCACGTGATTCTTACGGGACGAGGTGCGCCCGCTGCTTTGATCGAACAAGCTGATCTCGTGACAGAAATGACGCTTGTGAAACATCCATTCCGCGAACAAGGCATCAAAGCCCAGCCAGGAATTGAATTCTAA
- a CDS encoding DUF4168 domain-containing protein — MTRLFKLILAIALSLFCSLAHPSAILAEPVSDPPISSNLDVNTIPSEKLNQFVQACLQVVALIERREGELQAAETDSESARIQQDIEADAIAIIEKNGLTRQEYLQLLSLANVDPEFGERVATLLQETPS, encoded by the coding sequence ATGACTCGACTTTTTAAATTAATTCTAGCGATCGCGCTTTCATTATTTTGCAGTCTCGCTCACCCTAGCGCAATTCTGGCGGAACCTGTCAGCGATCCCCCGATTAGCTCAAACCTTGATGTCAACACGATCCCATCCGAAAAACTGAATCAATTTGTGCAGGCTTGTTTGCAAGTCGTCGCCCTGATTGAACGGCGAGAAGGGGAATTGCAGGCGGCGGAAACGGATTCGGAATCGGCGCGGATTCAGCAAGATATTGAAGCGGACGCGATCGCGATTATCGAGAAAAATGGACTGACGCGGCAGGAATATTTGCAACTTTTGAGTTTGGCAAACGTCGATCCTGAATTTGGCGAACGAGTGGCAACTTTGCTGCAAGAAACACCCAGTTAA
- a CDS encoding class I SAM-dependent methyltransferase — protein sequence MTQRNNRHEEDELRSEYDFSNGIRGKYYETFMRSRVEKIRNDFDRLAFFEQPGWNHNNHYFSFLLNQLPSSGGTVLEIGCGTGEFSRMLADRGWQVCAIDLSPNMIEVARSYSSPNIDFQIADVLQWDFSEKFDAIVSIATLHHVPIELLLPKFKAALKPGGKLVVLDLVEAEGFDRLLDLAAVPLNWIYQRLRNQKIEQSPEEIEAMREHLRTDEYLTISQAKEMYSRFLENVQIRRHLFWRYSTVWIK from the coding sequence ATGACTCAGAGGAATAATCGGCACGAGGAAGATGAATTGCGATCGGAGTACGACTTTTCAAATGGAATAAGAGGAAAGTACTACGAGACATTCATGCGGTCTAGAGTTGAGAAGATTCGGAATGATTTCGATCGCCTTGCTTTTTTTGAACAACCCGGCTGGAATCACAATAACCATTACTTTTCATTTCTGCTAAATCAGTTGCCGTCTTCTGGTGGAACAGTGCTTGAAATTGGATGCGGAACAGGAGAATTTTCGAGAATGTTAGCGGATCGAGGATGGCAAGTTTGCGCGATCGATCTCTCGCCCAACATGATCGAAGTTGCGCGATCGTACTCCTCACCAAACATCGATTTCCAAATTGCAGATGTGTTGCAATGGGACTTTTCGGAAAAATTTGATGCGATTGTGTCGATCGCAACCCTGCATCATGTGCCGATAGAATTGCTGCTGCCAAAGTTCAAAGCTGCATTAAAACCAGGTGGCAAGCTTGTGGTTTTAGATTTAGTAGAGGCTGAAGGGTTCGATCGCTTACTAGATTTAGCTGCCGTTCCGCTGAATTGGATCTATCAGAGGTTGAGAAATCAGAAGATTGAGCAATCACCAGAAGAGATCGAAGCCATGCGCGAACATCTTCGCACCGATGAGTATCTAACAATTTCTCAAGCGAAAGAAATGTACTCCCGATTCCTAGAAAACGTACAGATCAGAAGACATCTCTTTTGGCGGTATTCAACCGTTTGGATAAAGTAA
- a CDS encoding biopolymer transporter ExbD: MKVNLDSPADEAQIQIVPLIDVIFCILTFFILAALQLTRQQGIGLELPQSQTSSVLMSEMLVIGIDSNGQTYLSNQGQRQLIDRSQLYQLVDSYHRQQPEGLLVLEAAQTAFYNDVVQVLDVMRAVAPDRVALSTAPGNQPGQPQQGQPQAPGTIPQITPAPNLIPSPTAPTNTLPTNPNLTPTTPVQPTTPLQPTAPQVPAPSNTVPTAPGGAVPQSP; the protein is encoded by the coding sequence ATGAAAGTAAATCTCGACTCTCCCGCAGATGAAGCTCAGATCCAGATCGTTCCGCTGATCGATGTGATCTTTTGTATTCTGACGTTTTTTATCCTTGCTGCACTTCAATTGACTCGCCAACAAGGGATTGGACTAGAACTACCACAATCTCAAACGAGCAGCGTTCTGATGAGTGAAATGCTTGTGATTGGCATCGATTCCAACGGACAGACTTACTTATCGAATCAGGGACAGCGACAACTTATCGATCGCTCTCAGCTTTACCAATTGGTAGATTCTTACCACAGACAGCAACCCGAAGGATTATTAGTTCTCGAAGCGGCTCAAACTGCTTTCTACAATGATGTGGTGCAAGTGTTAGATGTCATGCGTGCTGTGGCTCCTGATAGAGTTGCGCTTTCCACTGCACCGGGCAACCAACCTGGACAACCCCAACAAGGACAACCCCAAGCACCCGGAACGATTCCACAGATTACTCCGGCTCCGAACCTTATTCCGAGTCCAACCGCTCCGACCAACACGCTGCCGACTAATCCAAATCTCACGCCGACCACTCCCGTTCAGCCGACTACTCCACTCCAGCCAACGGCTCCCCAAGTTCCCGCTCCTTCAAATACCGTTCCGACGGCTCCAGGTGGTGCTGTTCCACAATCTCCGTAA